One Pyrus communis chromosome 13, drPyrComm1.1, whole genome shotgun sequence genomic window carries:
- the LOC137712708 gene encoding 26S proteasome non-ATPase regulatory subunit 8 homolog A-like produces the protein MDPKFTEIAQLFERFKAAFARSDFDTCSNFLSQLKVKLTEFGSLPPLFQDTPNAVKELTLARDIYEHAVVRSVKIEDQDAFERDFFQLKSYYVDAQDRLPKSPQEYPILGLNLLRLLVQNRIAEFHTELELLSSAALENPCIKHAVELEQSFMEGAYNRVLSARQTVPHETYVYFMDLLAKTVRDELAGCSEKAYDFLSIKDARQMLLFPSDRELLAYVSEDHPEWEVKNDAVYFQKAKESAPCKEIPSLQLINQTLSYARELERIV, from the exons ATGGATCCGAAGTTCACAGAGATCGCACAGCTCTTCGAGCGATTCAAAGCTGCATTCGCACGGAGCGATTTCGATACCTGCTCCAATTTCCTCTCCCAGCTCAAG GTTAAGCTGACTGAATTTGGAAGCCTACCGCCGTTGTTTCAAGACACACCTAATGCTGTCAAGGAATTAACATTAGCAA GGGATATATATGAGCATGCTGTTGTTCGTAGTGTGAAGATTGAGGATCAGGATGCATTTGAAAGGGATTTCTTTCAGTTGAAGTCTTATTACGTAGATGCTCA AGATCGTCTTCCAAAGTCCCCTCAAGAGTACCCAATTTTAGGTCTCAACCTGTTGAGACTCCTTGTCCAGAATAGAATTGCTGAGTTCCACACTGAACTGGAACTTCTTTCATCTGCTGCTTTGGAGAACCCTTGCATTAAGCATGCTGTGGAGCTAGAGCAATCTTTCATGGAGGGGGCTTACAACCGTGTGTTGAGCGCTCGTCAAACAGTGCCACACGAGACTTATGTTTATTTCATGGATCTCCTTGCTAAAACAGTCAG GGATGAGTTAGCCGGATGCAGCGAGAAGGCGTATGATTTTCTCTCTATTAAGGATGCCCGTCAAATGTTGCTGTTTCCTTCTGACCGCGAACTTTTGGCATATGTCAGTGAG GATCATCCTGAGTGGGAAGTGAAGAATGATGCGGTCTATTTCCAGAAGGCAAAGGAGTCTGCACCTTGCAAAGAGATACCTTCTTTACAACTCATCAACCAAACTCTCAGCTACGCAAGAGAGTTGGAGCGGATTGTCTAA
- the LOC137713654 gene encoding uncharacterized protein yields MSALFNFNSFLTVVLLVICTCTFVKMQFPAVLEQKTGFRGFFWKAARIGERLSPWVAFGCLTMGISIIFF; encoded by the exons ATG TCGGcgcttttcaatttcaattcgtTTTTGACGGTGGTGCTGCTCGTGATTTGCACGTGCACGTTCGTGAAGATGCAGTTTCCGGCCGTCCTGGAGCAGAAAACAGG GTTCCGGGGATTTTTCTGGAAGGCAGCTAGAATAG GTGAACGCTTGAGCCCTTGGGTTGCGTTTGGATGCCTTACAATGGGGATCTCGATTATATTTTTCTAG
- the LOC137713400 gene encoding small ribosomal subunit protein bS6c-like, giving the protein MASTSSLISSLTPSSNFPFCPKTISQIPSLPQTVSCRRFNRTGPNPSSRLTANVQSLEFSGSFFEGGFQSEDDPTSPRGSGLTAVEEKEEPPCPPGLRQYETMAVLRPDMSEDERLTLTQKYEELLIAGGGMYVEVFNRGVIPLAYGIQKKNKAGESNTYLDGIYLLFTYFTKPDSLEVLEANLKADDNVIRSMSFKIRKRKY; this is encoded by the exons ATGGCTTCCACTTCTTCCCTCATTTCATCTCTTACCCCTTCTTCAAATTTCCCGTTTTGCCCCAAAACAATTTCCCAAATCCCATCTCTACCTCAAACCGTCTCCTGCCGTCGCTTTAACCGAACCGGACCGAATCCCAGTTCGCGCCTAACCGCCAATGTCCAGTCCCTGGAGTTCTCGGGTTCGTTTTTCGAGGGCGGGTTTCAGTCGGAGGACGACCCGACTTCCCCGCGCGGGTCTGGCTTGACCGCCgtggaggagaaggaggagccCCCGTGCCCACCGGGGCTCCGACAGTACGAGACCATGGCGGTGCTCAGACCCGACATGTCCGAGGACGAAAGACTTACTCTTACCCAGAAGTACGAGGAG TTGCTAATAGCCGGGGGTGGCATGTACGTGGAGGTCTTCAACAGAGGGGTAATTCCTCTAGCGTATGGCATccagaagaaaaacaaagcgGGAGAGTCTAACACTTACCTGGATGGTATCTACCTCCTCTTTACCTACTTCACAAAACCTGACTCTCTCGAAGTTCTTGAAGCAAATCTCAAAGCCGATGATAATGTCATCCGATCGATGAGCTTCAAAATAAGGAAGAGGAAGTACTAG